One part of the Candidatus Borreliella tachyglossi genome encodes these proteins:
- a CDS encoding rod shape-determining protein, whose product MNLFKSFLIDIGIDLGTCNTLVYIKDYGVVMSEPSVVAVDVTKNNRVVAVGRNAKKMLWKTPENIKAVRPLRDGVIADIENTEKMIKYFISQIFSRKKLFFKPRMVIGVPTCITEVERRAVKESAMNAGAREVKVIEESLAAAIGSDIPIFEPTGHMVCDIGGGTTEISVISLGGMVVSRAIRTGGDEFDESIIKYMRNAHNIIIGQQTAEKLKIKIGNVYPDIHNLKVETIDIKGTDAVTGLPRKQIIDSMEVRESLQEPISTVVDEVKRTLGATPPELATDIVERGIILTGGGALLKGLNRLLSKETGVPVYVADNPLLSVAVGAGLFYDYANRIDISKSIYSFINE is encoded by the coding sequence TTGAATTTATTTAAATCGTTTTTGATAGATATTGGCATTGATCTTGGCACATGCAATACTCTAGTTTATATTAAAGATTATGGTGTGGTGATGAGCGAGCCTTCAGTTGTTGCTGTTGATGTTACTAAGAATAATAGAGTAGTTGCTGTTGGGCGTAATGCAAAGAAGATGCTTTGGAAAACTCCAGAGAACATTAAGGCTGTAAGACCACTCCGTGACGGTGTTATTGCTGACATTGAGAATACAGAGAAAATGATTAAATATTTCATAAGTCAGATTTTTTCTAGAAAAAAATTATTCTTTAAACCAAGAATGGTAATAGGAGTCCCGACTTGCATTACGGAAGTTGAGAGGAGAGCTGTTAAAGAGAGTGCTATGAATGCTGGTGCGCGTGAGGTTAAGGTTATTGAGGAATCTCTTGCAGCTGCTATTGGATCTGACATTCCCATTTTTGAGCCAACAGGCCATATGGTATGTGATATTGGAGGGGGCACTACTGAGATATCTGTTATTTCTCTTGGTGGCATGGTGGTAAGTAGAGCTATTCGGACGGGTGGGGATGAGTTTGATGAGAGTATCATAAAGTATATGCGGAATGCTCATAACATCATTATTGGACAGCAAACGGCAGAAAAATTAAAAATCAAGATAGGCAATGTTTATCCAGATATTCATAATTTGAAGGTAGAGACAATAGATATTAAGGGGACAGATGCTGTTACGGGTCTTCCTAGAAAGCAAATTATTGATTCTATGGAAGTAAGGGAGTCTTTGCAAGAACCTATTAGTACTGTTGTTGATGAAGTTAAGAGAACTCTTGGGGCAACTCCTCCAGAGCTTGCGACAGATATTGTTGAGCGAGGGATCATATTAACAGGAGGTGGAGCACTTCTTAAGGGGCTTAATAGATTGTTATCAAAAGAGACAGGAGTGCCGGTTTATGTTGCAGATAATCCTCTTTTATCTGTGGCTGTTGGAGCGGGTTTGTTTTATGATTATGCCAATAGGATAGATATTAGTAAGAGTATATATAGCTTTATTAATGAATAG
- a CDS encoding tetratricopeptide repeat protein, with translation MGIKYVRYVFYLFMVLVLCFFIFYVLSYFKAFSNSYLRAGPTEVNLLVLWENKEYKEIIDYAENDLKGNKFDFNLNLLLGYSYFYYSLMLNDTYLKSQFLDSAIERLRFLMSINDDIPMGSLYYILGKAYSHKGEYYSELSVKYLNKALSSSSFDFMSMKEDIFEYLGYSYQLLRDYRASLKFFEKAYRENRSDLVLWSLAYVNYKMGNIDKSIEYINHFMKEENKSFRNEKSDDNLMQKVYLLYGDIFLEKGAYEDAFSYYNKALKINSSNPNVYVKIGDIYRKRDKDYPKARKYWREALSINPYLEEARERLKIGLEDF, from the coding sequence ATGGGAATAAAGTATGTCAGATATGTTTTTTATTTGTTTATGGTTTTGGTACTTTGTTTCTTTATTTTTTATGTTCTATCTTATTTTAAAGCCTTTTCTAATTCTTATTTAAGAGCAGGACCTACTGAGGTAAATTTGCTTGTTCTTTGGGAGAATAAAGAATATAAGGAAATAATAGATTATGCTGAAAATGATCTTAAGGGGAACAAATTTGATTTTAATCTAAATTTACTTCTTGGGTATTCATATTTTTATTATTCCTTAATGTTAAATGATACTTACTTAAAAAGTCAATTTTTAGATAGTGCGATAGAAAGGTTAAGATTTTTAATGTCCATAAATGATGATATTCCTATGGGTTCGCTTTATTATATATTAGGGAAGGCTTATTCTCATAAGGGTGAATACTATAGTGAACTTTCTGTCAAATATTTAAATAAAGCCTTATCCTCAAGTAGTTTTGACTTTATGAGCATGAAAGAGGATATTTTTGAATATTTAGGATATTCTTATCAACTTTTAAGAGACTATAGGGCTAGTTTAAAGTTTTTTGAAAAAGCTTACAGGGAAAATAGGTCTGATCTTGTTCTTTGGAGTTTGGCATATGTTAATTATAAGATGGGAAATATTGATAAGAGTATTGAGTATATAAATCACTTTATGAAAGAAGAGAATAAATCATTTAGGAATGAAAAAAGTGATGATAATTTAATGCAAAAGGTATATTTACTGTATGGAGATATCTTTTTAGAGAAGGGTGCTTATGAAGATGCTTTTAGCTATTACAATAAAGCCTTAAAAATTAATAGTTCAAATCCTAATGTTTATGTTAAAATAGGAGATATATATAGAAAAAGAGACAAAGATTACCCTAAAGCTCGAAAATATTGGAGGGAGGCATTAAGCATTAATCCTTATTTAGAAGAAGCAAGGGAGAGACTTAAGATTGGCTTGGAAGATTTTTAA
- a CDS encoding rod shape-determining protein MreD, protein MISFVLYYISSVILGQIFQYYFAVNFSFSVDIFLILLIFNSLNCVFNVGLISSILHGFIMDYFTGLPLGFFVFSYVLIFYVFGKIKFILPKRMLSMTMFFILSKFIIWFVAMSFADFVDLKGFNYTIFNLNLIVNIIFINFLYPILSYFTRNLYAFREEY, encoded by the coding sequence GTGATATCTTTTGTATTATACTATATTAGTAGTGTAATTTTGGGACAAATTTTTCAGTATTATTTCGCTGTTAATTTTTCTTTTTCGGTAGACATATTTTTAATTCTTTTAATTTTTAATTCTCTAAACTGCGTTTTCAATGTAGGTTTGATCTCAAGCATTTTACATGGGTTTATTATGGACTATTTTACTGGATTGCCACTTGGATTTTTTGTTTTTAGTTATGTTTTGATATTTTATGTATTTGGAAAAATTAAGTTTATCTTGCCTAAGAGGATGCTTAGTATGACAATGTTTTTTATTTTATCAAAATTTATAATTTGGTTTGTAGCGATGTCTTTTGCGGATTTTGTTGATCTTAAAGGATTTAATTATACGATATTTAATCTTAATCTTATTGTAAATATAATATTTATAAATTTTTTATATCCAATTTTAAGTTATTTTACGAGAAATCTTTATGCTTTTAGAGAGGAATATTAG
- the mreC gene encoding rod shape-determining protein MreC: MKFLVDFKNFIKVLAVLIFASILMIYDSSDAKKGKKDDFFVFSLNSYVQDSMHGFLNFVSSIFKAINEYKDHGEIIEAYKKRIQQLEIVTQNVQVLRQENSRLKEQLGFYLSDYNGFIAAEIIYLNYSNISSLMAINKGYNDGVQKDMIAVAYQDGFSGLVGKIVRVYADTSRILPLTSYENFVSARIQNSKFIGLVEGKGYGKALEMNYVNRLAENDLRVGEPVVTSGFSDYPSGIYIGTITHFNVLEYNSLLNIKIEPVIVLDKLEYVFLIKDNKRIKE, encoded by the coding sequence ATGAAGTTTCTTGTTGATTTCAAGAATTTTATTAAAGTATTAGCTGTATTAATATTTGCCAGTATCCTTATGATTTATGATTCAAGCGATGCTAAGAAAGGCAAGAAAGATGATTTTTTTGTTTTTAGTTTGAATTCATATGTTCAAGATAGCATGCATGGATTTCTTAATTTTGTTTCTAGTATTTTTAAAGCAATAAATGAATATAAGGATCATGGTGAAATAATAGAAGCATATAAGAAGAGAATACAGCAACTTGAGATAGTTACTCAAAATGTGCAAGTGCTAAGACAGGAAAATTCTAGACTTAAGGAACAGCTTGGGTTTTATTTATCAGACTATAATGGCTTTATTGCAGCTGAAATAATTTATTTAAATTATTCAAACATTTCATCTTTAATGGCAATTAATAAGGGCTATAATGATGGTGTTCAAAAAGATATGATCGCTGTTGCTTATCAGGATGGATTTAGTGGCCTTGTTGGAAAAATTGTTAGAGTTTATGCAGATACTTCGAGAATTTTACCTTTAACTAGTTATGAGAATTTTGTTTCTGCAAGAATTCAAAATAGCAAATTCATTGGTCTTGTTGAGGGTAAGGGATATGGGAAGGCTCTTGAGATGAATTATGTTAATAGGTTGGCTGAAAATGATTTAAGGGTGGGTGAACCTGTTGTTACTTCTGGGTTTAGCGATTATCCAAGTGGAATTTATATAGGTACAATTACTCATTTCAATGTTCTTGAATATAATTCACTTTTAAATATTAAAATAGAACCTGTAATAGTGCTGGATAAGTTAGAATATGTTTTTTTGATTAAAGATAACAAGAGGATAAAAGAGTGA
- a CDS encoding zinc ribbon domain-containing protein → MKSNIEILKNLEGIYKVKFKLEERQKVIPKYLQVKKTQIDELIEAFAELQLKFKDYQKDDASLKLDIQDINARKSKAEEKIDSIKTQREYEALEKELQTIIDDEVIIRKKMTHVTGLKTKVDKEITEVRNKLEGEQDIYATESTDLEVELLEIEQKLSDIKSEEQKYASRMDEDFLFKFQRIIRNKSNGVVPLVENVCKGCHMILPVEFANKVRREPDDIKFCPYCSRILYYQERFEVGLGMIPGSLADLIE, encoded by the coding sequence ATGAAAAGTAATATTGAGATATTGAAAAACCTTGAAGGCATATATAAAGTTAAGTTCAAGCTTGAGGAAAGACAAAAGGTTATACCCAAATATTTGCAAGTCAAGAAAACTCAAATTGATGAACTTATTGAGGCTTTTGCTGAATTACAGCTCAAATTTAAAGACTATCAAAAAGATGACGCGTCTTTAAAATTAGATATTCAAGACATTAATGCGAGAAAGAGTAAAGCAGAAGAAAAAATTGATAGCATTAAAACTCAAAGGGAATATGAGGCCCTTGAGAAAGAATTACAGACTATCATTGATGATGAGGTGATTATTAGAAAGAAAATGACGCATGTTACTGGACTTAAGACAAAGGTAGATAAAGAAATAACAGAGGTTAGAAATAAGCTTGAGGGTGAACAAGATATTTATGCTACCGAGAGTACTGATCTTGAAGTTGAGCTTTTAGAGATTGAACAAAAGCTTTCTGATATAAAGAGCGAGGAACAAAAATATGCTTCTCGAATGGACGAAGATTTTTTGTTTAAATTTCAAAGAATTATTAGAAATAAATCAAATGGGGTAGTTCCTTTGGTTGAAAATGTTTGTAAGGGTTGTCATATGATACTTCCTGTTGAATTCGCAAACAAGGTAAGGCGTGAGCCAGATGATATTAAGTTCTGCCCTTATTGTAGTAGAATACTTTATTATCAGGAGAGATTTGAAGTTGGTTTGGGAATGATTCCTGGAAGTTTGGCAGATCTTATTGAATAA
- the rpoD gene encoding RNA polymerase sigma factor RpoD, with protein MNSVENKDLQYFRKKNSKLIRAILSYVDGRKVITFGDLSTLLSGDMLEPENIDCIYGILEDEGISLINKKMVVEDCDGDFDIHDELGETNRVDSQGMILNHNVSGDDEIDDDDKLDEFEDEAEALEKEDFNSGYVKSGLLKDNNSEDPIRLYLKEIGKEFLLTGNQEVELAKQMDSGESIIENILKNEGLVIENYYNLVNAIYSRVEREEFFKKEKDREKDNNADYYNKKKRITSFYKVSLKPFQERLIGYIENKHRLYELGEDIFEESITNERLAIKEMLKSVPLYQEELRIFSDDYIDSASKIKDLKRQQKSILDRLKIDKIRNLRILGRDLAIPEKREKIEKSLNMREDLVKEQITEAQLAQKELERIEMYYEYPMDKIISMSEEILKGKQMMQHAKDQLIKANLRLVVSIAKKYANRGLHFFDLVQEGNIGLIKAVEKFEYKRGFKFSTYATWWIRQAITRSISDQARTIRVPVHMIEQINRLNRETRYLVQVLGKDPTDEELSTRLGWDLKKVKTVKNVSREPVSLETPIGEEEDSVLSDFIEDKAIKNPANHTSFVVLQDQIRSILGTLPEREQEVVKMRFGLEDGYSLTLEEVGLHFNVTRERIRQIESKALRRLKNPKKTQKLKDYLEDLN; from the coding sequence CAGGAGATATGCTGGAACCTGAAAATATTGATTGTATTTATGGAATTCTTGAAGATGAGGGGATAAGCTTGATTAATAAAAAGATGGTAGTAGAAGACTGTGATGGTGATTTTGATATTCATGATGAATTAGGCGAGACAAATAGAGTTGATAGCCAGGGTATGATTTTAAATCATAATGTTTCAGGTGACGATGAAATTGACGATGATGATAAATTGGATGAATTTGAGGATGAGGCTGAGGCTTTAGAAAAGGAAGATTTTAATTCCGGGTATGTTAAGAGTGGGTTACTAAAAGATAATAATTCTGAAGATCCAATAAGACTTTATTTAAAAGAAATAGGAAAGGAATTTTTGCTGACTGGAAATCAGGAGGTTGAACTTGCAAAACAAATGGATTCTGGTGAGAGTATCATTGAGAACATTCTTAAGAATGAAGGGCTTGTTATAGAGAATTATTATAATTTGGTTAATGCTATTTATTCGAGAGTAGAAAGGGAAGAGTTTTTTAAGAAGGAGAAAGATAGGGAAAAGGATAATAATGCGGATTACTATAACAAAAAAAAAAGAATCACTTCTTTTTACAAGGTTTCACTAAAGCCATTTCAGGAACGTTTGATAGGTTATATTGAAAATAAGCATAGATTATATGAGCTTGGGGAAGATATTTTTGAAGAAAGTATCACTAATGAGAGGCTTGCTATAAAAGAAATGCTTAAGTCTGTTCCTTTGTATCAGGAAGAGTTACGAATTTTCTCAGATGATTATATTGACTCTGCTAGCAAGATAAAAGATTTAAAGAGGCAACAAAAATCCATATTGGATAGATTGAAGATAGATAAAATAAGGAATCTTAGAATTCTTGGGAGAGATTTAGCTATTCCTGAAAAACGGGAGAAAATAGAAAAATCTTTAAATATGCGTGAAGACTTAGTTAAGGAACAGATTACAGAGGCACAGCTTGCTCAAAAGGAACTTGAGAGAATTGAGATGTATTATGAATATCCAATGGATAAGATAATAAGCATGTCTGAGGAAATTCTTAAGGGTAAGCAGATGATGCAACATGCAAAAGATCAGCTTATTAAGGCTAATTTAAGGCTTGTGGTAAGCATTGCTAAGAAGTATGCTAACAGGGGTTTGCATTTCTTTGATCTTGTGCAAGAGGGCAATATTGGTTTAATTAAGGCAGTCGAAAAATTTGAGTACAAGAGAGGATTTAAGTTTTCTACTTATGCTACATGGTGGATTCGTCAGGCAATAACAAGATCAATCTCAGACCAGGCACGTACAATCCGTGTCCCTGTTCATATGATTGAGCAAATAAATAGGTTAAATAGAGAAACAAGGTATTTAGTTCAAGTGTTGGGTAAAGATCCAACAGATGAGGAGCTCTCAACTAGACTTGGGTGGGATCTTAAAAAGGTAAAGACTGTAAAAAATGTTTCAAGAGAGCCTGTGTCACTTGAAACTCCAATTGGGGAAGAAGAGGATTCTGTGCTTAGTGATTTCATTGAGGATAAGGCAATCAAAAATCCAGCAAATCACACATCTTTTGTTGTTTTGCAGGATCAAATAAGATCAATTCTTGGTACTCTTCCAGAGAGAGAGCAAGAAGTTGTCAAGATGAGGTTTGGTCTTGAGGATGGATATTCTTTAACACTTGAAGAAGTTGGACTTCATTTTAATGTTACAAGAGAAAGAATTAGGCAGATTGAATCTAAGGCTTTAAGGCGACTTAAGAACCCTAAGAAGACTCAAAAGCTTAAAGATTATTTGGAAGATTTAAATTAA